TTTTTACGCCGCAGATTTCTCTTGCACCTGCTTTATATGACCTCCATGAACTTCCTGTAAGATAACCTCTTACAATCATTTCAACCGGAAGCGGCTGGCATTTGTACCCAACCGTAACCATTGGGTCTGGAGAGGCGATTTTCCAATTGCGGACAATGTCCGTTGTCTTGTCCAGGAACTGAGATGCAATCTGGTTAAGCACCTGTCCCTTGTAAGGAATACCGCGCGGCAGAACCACGTCAAATGCTGATATCCTGTCTGTTGCAACCATGACAAGATATTTGTCATTAATAAAATAAACATCACGCACCTTGCCGGTGTACTTGCCTGTCTGACCCTTGAAGTCAAAATTTGTTTTTACGATTGAGTCCATATAGCATTAAATAGCTTTAATAAAATTTTCCAGTTGAATACAGAAATTCTCCCAGCTGAGCTTTTGCTTCAGCATTTTGATGTTGTAAATATACTTCTCTTTGCACCCTTCTGCAAAGTATTTTTTTATTGCGTCCGCAACTCCCTGTGGGGTAATTGATTCTGTTAGCAGTCCTGTCCCCGCCTTTCCAACGCTCTCAATAAGTCCGCCAACCGGAGTTGTAATAAGCGGTACATTAAAATTCCATGAGATGGAACTTATGCCGCTTTGAGTTGCGCTTCTGTATGGCAGAACGCATGCATCGGAGGCAGAAAAATATTTTTTAACGTCACTGTCGGGAATATAATTAGTGTTTACTATTATATTATCTCTGCACTGTGCAAATTCCGGAGAATCAATGATTTGCTGATACTTATCAAAACTTCCGTAAGGCTCTCCCGCCACAACCAGAAAATAAGATTTGTCCAGCAGAGGCATTGCGTGCAGCAAAATATCCAGCCCTTTATAATCTCTTATAAGTCCAAAGAACAGAAGCACTTTTCTGTTCTCCACTGATAACCTCTCAAAGCTTCCGTCCGCACCGGGAATGTTCAGCGCTTTGCGCGCTTCATAAGTATTCATCAGTTCTCCAAAGTTGGAATACAGCGGATGCGGAATTGTAACACAATTAGAATTAGGAGATAACGCAAGCAAATCATCCTTTACGGCATTGCTCAAAAGTACAAAACCGTCATTGCGTTTTATGTAGTATTTTGTGAGAGGGGCGTCAAAAAAGTGATGCTCATGCGGGATAACGTTGTCCATTATTGCAATGCGCCTGCAATGGGGGAACTCTGATTTTTCAGCTGTCGCGCATTTGCCCAGACGTCCTGCTACATATCCAAGTGACGGGGCAAAGTAACTCATCCAATAGCGTGTTATCAGCACGTCCGGTTTCCACACCGCAATCTTGCGGGCCGTAGAGATGTAAGAAAAAGGATTTGCCGTATCCAGCAGAGAATCAGACTCTACGGGTACGGCATTATCATCTTTTGAAACGTACTGCGTCTTGCCCGGGAATAGGAATTCCGGATATTGCCTTTTAAAATTAAATGCCTTTACGGTGTGCTTTTTTGAGAGCTCTTTCAGCAAATAAGTGTTAAACTGCGATATTCCGCCCCTGTAGGGATAAAAGCAAGAGAGTATTGCAATCTTCATTTATTTTTTGGAATCGGAAGTTGTATCCTCTGTTCCCTTATCTTTTTTCTTGTTCTTAACGTATTCATTATTAAGTCCTTCCAGTACATCATTTGTGATGTCCAGAGACTCGTCGCCTGCAAGAACCGTGTTGGTTGCTCCGCTTGTGGTAAGGATAAGAGCAAACTTCTTGCTCTCATTATACTTCTTTAAATATGCCTTTACGTTATCCAGAATTTTATTGTACATGTCGCTCTCTTCTTGCTGAATCTCAGCTTGTTTCTGCTGGCTCAAATTCTGAAGATCTGCCTGGCGGTTAGAAAGAACCTGATTCTGCTCCTCTGCCTGTGCGCGGGTCAAAAGGCCTTTGTTGATTTTTGCTTGAAAATCACTTGCGTCAGTCTGGAAATCTCTTCCCTTGCTCTGCAAATCATTCTGAATGTCCTGAACTTTAGCTTCCAAATCGGACTTCATATCGTTAAACATATCGTACTGATTAACAAGAGTATCCAAACGTACATAAACTATGCTCCCCGCAGGAGGAAGAGCCATCTGCTTTGTTTGGTTAGACTTTGAACCCTGTTTGCAAGAGCATGCAAGTACTGCAAGCGCAATGCACAATACTACCTTTAATTGTCTCATGAGAAATTAATTTTCTATTTAAATTTTGTGTGAATTCTATTTAATAACTGTCGCGACAGATATCTTATGCAAAAATAGTAAAATTATACCAACTGCCTTCTGTATGCCTGTATGGTATTTTCCAGCCCCATATACAGCGCGTCACAAATAAGCGCGTGACCTATAGAGACTTCCATAAGTCCCGGAATTACCTCATTAAAATATTTCAGGTTGTCCAAATTAAGGTCATGTCCGGCGTTTAATCCAAGTCCGCACTTAACAGCCTCAGATGCAGCCTTATAATAAGGTTCAATTGCCTGCTCTCTGTTCTCTTTATAGTGCTTTGCGTAAGCTTCCGTGTAAAGCTCCACTCTGTCACATCCGCAATCGGAGGCATTCTTTATCATCTCAATATCAGGGTTTATGAAAATAGAGACGCGTATTCCTGCATCTTTGAATCTTTTGCAAACTTCCTGCAAGAACTTCTTATTCTTTATAGTATCCCAGCCGCTGTTGGATGTTATGGCGTCAACCGCGTCCGGAACCAAAGTTACCTGCGCGGGCAATACGCTAAGAACCAATTCAATAAACGGTTCCCTGGGATTCCCTTCTATGTTAAATTCAGTTGTCAGAACCGGCTTAAGGTCCAGAACATCCTGCCTCTTAATGTGTCTCTCGTCAGGACGCGGATGTACGGTAATTCCTTGAGCTCCAAATCTTTCACAGTCCAGGGCACATTTTACGACATTTGGCATGTCTCCGCCCCTGGCATTTCTTAGCGTTGCTATCTTGTTGATATTGACGCTTAATCTTGTATTATTTTTTTGCATTGTTAAATCTTTAAAAATCATCGGACACAATTGCCCGCAGAGCAAAAGTATGGAAAATATGTATAACTTGCACAAAAATAAGGCCCGGAGGATATTCTGCGGGCAGATAATACAAAAGAGATGGATATTGCATTATTTGGCAGGACAATAGGACAGGAGAGTTTTCCGGAACTTGGATTATTATTTCAAAGATTAAAATCTGATGAAAATATAAGGCTGATATTTTATGAGCCTTTTTATAATTATTTGATAAACAGTATAAATCAAGCTCAATCAAAACCATCCGGAAGCGGAGCTATTCTCAATGCGCTGGAGGGAGCGTCTCTATTTTCCGGTTCAGAAGATATACCGCAGAGCACGGAACTTTTTCTCTCTTTGGGAGGCGACGGCACATTTCTTAACGGCGTTGCTTTGGTGAGGGACAGAAATATTCCAATTGCGGGAATCAATTTTGGGCGCCTTGGTTTTCTTACAACTGCAAAGGTTGCGGACAGCAATACGGAACCTGACTCTTTTAGCGGCAATGAGTGGATTGACAGACTGTTAAGGAAAGATTTCTCAACAGAAAAAAGGAGCTTGCTAAAGATAGATTATGCCGGTACGCCGTTAGATTTTTATCCTTGCGCGCTAAATGAAATATCAATTCAGCGCAACGGAACTGCAATGCTGGATATGGAAATTTCCATAAACGGAACAACGCTTCCGCGGTATCTTGCGGATGGTGTAATTATCAGCAGCGCAACGGGTTCCACGGCTTATGCCCTTAGCGTGGGAGGTCCCATAGTAATGCCTCAGTCAGACGTGCTGCTTATAGTGCCAATTGCGCCTCACAATTTGAATATCAGACCTCTTGTAGTTCCCGACAGTTCTATAATAGAGGTATTCTTCAGCACTCGTTCAAATGATGCGCTCGTATCTGCCGATAATAGATTTTTCAATGTCCGCTCAGATTCCAGAATAAAAATATCCAAAGGGAAAAGCACCGTCAGCATAGTTTCCATAGATAATAATTTCATAAAAGCTCTTAATGAAAAATTCTTCTGGGGAGCCGATAAACGGAATCTTAAATAACCTTAAGCTGAGCACTTTCATACATTGATAATTTTGTTATCTTTGCCCCTCACAAATCGGGAGAAATGACACAGGAGATGAGACTGCCAAAGCATGTTACAATCATAATGGACGGAAACGGCCGTTGGGCTAAGCAACGCGGAAAAGAGAGGATAGAAGGGCATAAGGAGGGGGTTGAGAGCGTCCGCGCGTGTTGCGAGCTGGCCGTGGAGCTTGGAATAAAGTACTTGAGTGTCTTTGCATTCTCTGAGGAGAACTGGGGCAGGCCGCAGGATGAGATCGAGGGGTTGTGGAGAATAATGCTTAAGGCCATCACCGCGGAGACTCCTTCTTTCATGAAAAATAATGTTAGATTTAGGGTTATAGGGAATTTTTCCAAACTATCTAAACCCCTTATAAAAGAGATAGATGACTGTATGGCTCTGACCGCAAACAATACGGGGACAAACCTTATTGTAATGTTGAGCTACAGCGGGAAATGGGATATAGTGCAGGCTCTGAACAAGTTCATGAGCGAGCACCCGGGAGAGCAAATTACAGAAGAATCTGTCGGGAGCTGTCTTAGCACGGCCGGCATACCGGATCCTGACCTGCTTATCCGCACAAGCGGAGAGCAGAGGATAAGCAATTATATGCTTTGGCAGACCGCTTACACAGAGTATTACTTCACGGATGTTCTTTGGCCCGATTTTCGCAAAACTCAGCTCCGGCAAGCTTTAGACGCCTACTCTAAGAGGGAGAGAAGGTACGGAAAAGTTTAAAAAATTAACTGCAGTACATGAAACTACTAAAAGCTTTTTTATTGTTGGCATTGGCCATTGTTCCTATTTCCCTTGCGGCGCAGGAAGTTGATTATGATAATCCAAAGACCTACACTATCGGGAAAATAAAAGTTACCGGAATAAAGTATTTGAGCGAGGACCAGATTATCTCATTCACAGGACTTTCCAAAGGAGATAAAATCACAATCCCCGGCTCCGACGTGTCGGACATTCTAAAGCGCATCTGGGCACAGAGATATTTTTCTGACGCCGGACTCTATATAGATTCCATTGGAAAAAATGATACTATTACACTTGGCATTCACCTGGTTGAGCGCCCAAGAGTATCGCGATGGATTTTTGAGGGTGTGCGCAGCGGCCAGAAATCAGATTTGGATGAGAGGCTAAAACTTAAGAAAGGTTCTGAGCTTTCTGATTACATAATCAAGTCATCTACAGACATTATCAAGAGATATTATGCAGAGAAAGGATTCTTGAAATGCGCTGTAAATCTTACGCAAGAGACTGATACCGTTATTAATAACGCGGTAAGAGTAACTTTCCATATAGATAGGGGTCCGAGGGTTAGAATTCAGAAGATTACATTTGCGGGGAATACGGATGTGGGAGATTGGAAATTGATGAAGTCCATGAAGAAGACCAGGGACAAGCGTCTTTTCAACTTCTTCAAATCCAAGAAGTTTAATGAGAAAGAATTTAAGAATGACAAGAACAGTCTGATATCCACCTTTAACGAGCAAGGATACAGAGACGCCAGAATTGTCAAGGATACAATGTATTATATATCTCCCGACAGGTTGCAGATTGATTTCAAATTTGACGAGGGAGATAAATATTATTTTAGAAATATTTCCTGGACCGGCAACAGCATCTATTCTGCGGACCAGCTGAATTCAGTTTTGAGAATTAAGAAAGGCGATATATATGACCTTGTTACAATGGATAAACGTTTAAACGGGGACCCTAAGCAGCAAGACCAGGATGTAAAGAAACTTTATACGGATAATGGCTATTTGTTCTTTAACATTCAGCCGGTAGAGAAAAATATTGAGAGTGATTCAGTAGATGTTGAGATGAGAATTTATGAAGGCAAGCCGGCAACATTTAACAGAATTATCATCAACGGAAACAATATTACTGCTGAGAAAATTGCAAGACGAGCTTTATTTACCAAGCCCGGATACCTTTTCTCACAGTCTGATTTCGAGCGTTCTATAAGAGAGATTGCCTCTATCGGACACTTCAATCCGGAGACTGCCGCATCTGAAAAAGGATACAGTTTAATTCCTAATCAGAATAACAGTACGGTTGATATAGCTTACAATTTGGAGGAGAAACCAAACAGCCAGCTGGAACTTTCCGGAGGCTGGGGCGGCAATACATTTGTAGGAACTTTGGGCGTAAGCTTTAACAACTTTGCCATAAAGAGAATATTTAAGAAACATGCATGGAGACCCGTTCCTCTTGGAGACGGACAGAGTTTGTCAATTAGATTCCAGACCAGCGGTACTTATTATACTGCATTGTCAGCTAGCTTTGTAGAGCCTTGGCTGTTTGGAACAAAACCAACATCTCTTAGCATTTCCACATACTTTACAAGGCAGACAAACTCCAGCTACTACTATCAGAATTCAGATGAGTACATGGAGGTATTTGGGGCGTCCGCAGGTTTAGGAACCCGCTTATCATGGCCTGATAATTATTTTGTCCTTTATCACTCATTAAGCTGGCAGACTTACAAGCTGCACAATTGGAATTATAACTTCTTGTTTAAGACAGGATTCTCTCACAACTTTAGTTATACTTTAACGCTGGAGAGAAACTCAACAGACCAGCCAATCTATCCAAGAGCAGGCTCGGATTTTGTTGCTAGCGTGCAACTTACCCCGCCTTACTCTTTGTTTAGAAATAAGTCAAATGAGGATTACAAAAAAGAATCCGACCAAGATAGATATAGATGGATTGAGTACCATAAATGGACATTTAAAGGTGACGTTTACTTAAAGCTTATTGGCAATTTGGTTTTGAGAACATCTGCAAACTGGGGTTATTTGGGTTACTACAAAAAGGCTTTGTATTCTCCATTTGAAGGATTTGAAGTCGGCGGTGACGGAATGAGCGGGTATAACACGTACGGTTCTGATATCATTGGACTTAGAGGTTATCCAAATTACTCTTTGACACCAACCGAGAATAATGCTTACGTAGGACACGTTTATGATAAGTTTACTGTTGAATTAAGATACCCGGTTGTATTACAGCCTCAGTCAACAATTTACGCCCTTGTATTTATGGAGGGAGGTAATTGCTGGAAAGACATTTCTAGCTTTAATCCATTCCAAATCAAGAGGTCCATGGGTGTCGGCGTTAGAGTTATGCTTCCGGTTGTTGGTATGTTGGGTGTTGATTGGGGATATGGATTTGATCCGGTTCCTAATGAGAGCATGAAGAGAGGCGGAAGCCAGTTCCACTTCTTGATTGGTCAGCAGTTTTAAAAATTAAACATAAATAGTTTTAATGTAGGAGGAACATTTATGAAGAAGTATTTAGTTATGGCGGCTTTAAGTATTTTTTGCGCAATGCCGCTTTGCGCGCAGACAAACAGAGCGTATGTTAAAAAAGGTGTTGTCAATCCAAAAGTTGTAACGTCTCAGACCGGTCCTGTATCTAAAGTTCAGAAAACAGGATATGTAAATACGGAGACAATTTTGGAGGCGCTTCCGGAGTACAAAGTTGCAAAGGAAAAACTTGAGGCTCTTAACAAGCAGTATAAGGCAAAGGTTGATAATGAGTACTCTGCGATAGAGAAACTTTATAATTCTTACCAGCAGCAGAAATCTGCGCTTAATTCCACTCAAAGGCAAATGAAAGAGAATGAGATAATTGAGAAGGAGAAAGCTGCAAAAGACTTACAGAAATCTTATTTTGGACAGGATGGTACAATGCAGAAAAAATCTGACGAGCTTCTTGGACCGGTAAGAGATAAAGTACAAAAGGCGATTAACGCAGTTGCCCAGGAGGGAGATTTTATGATTATCTTTGACGTCTCTTCTCTTAAGGGTGTGGTTTATACTAATGCTGAAAGTGATTTGAGCAGCGTTGTAATAAGCAGACTGAATGCACAGTAATTCAGTGGCTTGGAATAGTATAGCCTTGGCATTAAAGAGATAGTTTTCAAAAAGAAAAATAAATAATATTAATTTTAGAAATAACATGAAGAAAATTTTAACACTGCTGACAGTTGCTTTTGCCGCCCTTGCGGTTACAATGGTTCCGGGAAAGGCTTCAGCGCAAACTTTTAAATTTGGTCACATTAATTCTCAACTGCTTGTTGCACTTATGCCTGAGAGAGATTCCGCTGTAGTTAAAATACAGAAATACTCTAGTGATTTGGAGGAGACGTATACTGGCATGCAGAATGACTTTAATGCCAAAGCTAAGGCTTATCAGGATAATAAAGCTACTTGGAGCCAGACAATACTAGATGCAAAGACTCAGGAACTTAATGATTTGCAGCAGCGCATGCAGCAATTCGGAGAGACCGCACAGAAAGATTTGAGCGCTCGCCAGGAGACATTAATGGGACCTGTCGCTGAGAAAGCACAGGCTGCTATTGACAAGGTTGCAAAGTCTCATGGCTTTACCTACATTTTTGATACCTCAATTGGTGCTCTTATCTACATCAATGAGACTCAAAGCGAGGATATTCTTCCTCTATGCAAGGCAGAACTTAAAATCCCTGCAAGCAAGACGAAGCCTACTCAATTTGGACAGCAAGCTGCTGAATCAAAGCCGGCTGCAAAGTAAGTTTGAATAATCTTAATTTAAAGGCGCCCCGTCAGGGACGCCTTTTTTATTTTATTGCAAATTATTATAAATCAGGGATGTAAGGTAAAAATGAAGTTTTGTTAAAATTTGTAACAGATTTGTTTCTTTTTTCTTGTAACCTATAAGAAAATTGCATATATTTGTGTCCGGCGGCAGAGGGGAATTTTAATTGGGAAATTTCTTTAATAGTAATTATATATTTAAATATTTAAATAAAAAATGGAACACAAGGTAATAGATGCACAAGATGTGGTCATCAGATTCACAGGTGATTCCGGAGACGGCATGCAGCTGACAGGTACTCTGTTTGCAGATGCTTCCGCTCTTTATGGAAATGAGATTTCTACATTTCCGGATTATCCTGCAGAAATCCGCGCTCCACAGGGGACTGTGTCCGGAGTTTCCGGTTTTCAAGTGCATATTGGACAGGCAAATGTAAAGACGCCAGGTGACTTGGCAGATGTGCTGGTATCAATGAATCCGGCCGCTTTGATGGCAAATGCAAAGTTTGCAAAACCGGGCGGAAGTATCATTCTGGACCAGGACTCATTTGACGAGCAAGGACTGGAAAAGGCCGGCTTTAAGACATTGGATCCTATCAAAGAGCTTAAGCTAGAGGATTATAACGTTATTTGGGCGCCAATTACTTCTCTAACAAAAGAGAGCCTTAAGGATAGCGGCTTGGACCCTAAATCAATTGTAAGGTGCAAGAATATCTTCACATTGGGCATGTGTTATTTTATGTTCAGCCGTCCTCTTAATTTCACGGAAGATTATCTAAAGAAAAAATTTGCAAAAAAACCGGCGCTTGTAGCTCCTAATATTAAGGTACTTAACGACGGTTATAATTATGCTCACAATACTCACGCAATAGGTAATACTTACACTATCGAACCGGCAAAATTGGAACCGGGAGTTTACAGAAGCATCAGCGGAAACCAGGCAACTGCATGGGGTCTTATCGCTGCTTCTGAAAAATCCGGAAGACCTTTGTTTGCAGGCTCTTATCCTATTACACCTGCTACAGCAATTCTAGAGGAACTTGCAATTCACAAGGAGCTTGGAGTTGTTACAATGCAGTGCGAAGATGAGATTGCAGGAATATGCACATCTATTGGAGCTGCTTATGCAGGAAGCATGGCAGTTACTACAACATCAGGTCCCGGTCTTTCATTAAAGTCTGAGGCAATGGGACTTGCATGCATGACGGAACTTCCTATCGTAATTGTAGATGTTCAGAGAAGCGGCCCTTCTACCGGTATCCCTACAAAGACCGAGCAGACAGATTTGGATCAGGCTCTTTACGGAAGAAACGGAGAGTGCCCAATCATGGTAATGTGCGCACGCACTCCATCTGATTGTTTCAGAGCAGCTTTCTATGCCGGCAAATTTGCAATGGAGCACATGATGCCTGTTATCTTCTTGTCAGAAGGTTATCTTGGAAATGGCAACGAGCCATGGAAGATTCCATCAATGAAGGATTTCCCTTCTATTACGCCTCCTATCGTAACAAAGTGCGAGGGTAAATTTAAACCTTATGAGAGAGATCCAAAGACATTTGTAAGAAAATGGGCTCTTCCTGGAACACCGGGTCTTGAGCATAGAGTAGGTGGTTTGGAGAAAGCTCCTGCCGGCCCTCTATCATCTGATCCTGAGAACCATGCAAGAATGGTTGCAGCCCGTGCGGCAAAAGTTGCTGCAATGGCAGACTTCATTCCTGCGCAGGAAGTTATTGGCAATCAAGAGGGCGACATTCTTCTTGTTGGTTTCGGCGGAACTTACGGACATCTATATACAGCTACTACTCAGCTTCTTAACGAGGGAGTTAAAGTTGGATTTGCAGGATTTGATTACATCAACCCGCTTCCAAAAAATACTGCCGATGTATTTAAGAAGTTTAAGAAGATTCTTGTATGCGAGCTAAACAGCGGACAATTTGCAGATTATTTGCGCGCTAAACTTCCGCAGTTTAAGTATGAGCAATTTAATAAAGTTCAGGGCCAGCCATTTATGGTTCATGAGATTGTAGATGCAGTTAAGAATCTTAAATAAGGAGGAATAGTTATGAAATATACACAACAAGATTTTAAAAGCGATCAGATAGTTAAGTGGTGCCCGGGCTGCGGAGATCATGCGGTTCTTGCATCAGTCTTAAGGGCAATGCCTGAGGTTTGCGAGGCCAGGGGCTATAGCAAAGAGCAGTTTGTATTTGTTTCAGGTATAGGTTGTTCCAGCCGTTTCCCTTATTACATGAATACTTACGGATTCCACGGAATTCACGGAAGAGCATCTGCTCTTGCAACAGGAATTAAAGTTGCTAATCCTCATCTTTCCGTTTGGCAGATGACCGGTGACGGCGACGCTCTTGCAATTGGCGGAAACCATTTTATTCATGCAATCAGAAGAAACATTGATACAAATATCATCCTGTTTAACAACAGAATATACGGTTTAACAAAAGGACAGTATTCTCCAACTTCCAAATATGGAATGGTTACAAAGACTTCCCCTTACGGAACAATTGAGTATCCGTTTACTCCGGGCGAACTTGTTCTTGGAGCAAGAGGTACTTTCTTTGCCAGAAGCTTGGACTCAGAACTTGCTTTAAACCAGGAAATTATGGTAAGAGCAGCATTGCATGACGGAACCTCTGTTATTGAGATGCTTGTTAACTGCATGATTTACAATAATGGAACACATGCTGAGATTTCTGACCGCTCCGTACGTGCAGATAGAACAATTGTTCTTAAGGACGGAGAGCCTATGATTTTTGGAACTAACAGAGATAAAGGAATTATTCTTGACGGTCTTAAACTTAAAGTTGTTAAGATTGGAGAGAACGGAATTACAGAGAAGGATTTGCTTGTCCATAATTCTAAGGAGGACAACTTTGGTATCCACAGCATGCTTGTAGATATGAAGTATCCGGATTATCCTGTTGCTTTGGGAGTTATCAGAGATGTAGCTGATAAGACCTATGATGACAGCATTTATGCGCAGATTGACCAGGTTAAATCCAAGGCCAAGGTAAAGTGCATGGATGACCTGCTTCACAGCGGCGCTACATGGGAGGTTAAGTAATTGAATTTGTCGGCAAAAAAAAGTTTCAAATTATAAGCACATTGTGCAGAAAAAAGTTATAAATTTGAATGCTTTTTTGAGATATGGCAGAGATTTTGAATAAAGAACTGCAAAGACAAAAAAAATTAAAACAGAATATTTTATTTATTTACAATAGTTTAACATTAATAAATTCATAATTATATGAAAGCAGCAAAAATAATGGCAGACTTGGAAAAGAAGTACGGCCAGGAAAAAGAGTATCTTCAGGCAGTTAAAGAAGTACTTGAATCAATAGAGGAAGAGTACAACAAACATCCTGAGTTTGAGAAAGCTAAAATTGTAGAGAGAATTGTTATCCCAGAGAGAATATTCTCTTTCAAAGTTGTTTGGGTTGACGATAAAGGCGAAATCCAAATTAACAACGGATATCGTGTTCAGTTCAACAGCGCTATAGGACCTTACAAAGGCGGACTTAGATTCCATCCTTCTGTAAACCTTTCTATCTTAAAGTTCTTGGGCTTTGAGCAGACATTTAAGAATTCACTTACTACCCTTCCTATGGGTGGTGGCAAAGGTGGTTCTGACTTTGACCCAGTTGGAAAATCTGACAATGAGGTTATGAGATTCTGCCAGGCATTCATGATGGAATTGTGGAGAGTTATTGGCAAGGATACAGATATACCTGCAGGTGATATAGGAGTTGGCGGAAGAGAGATCGGTTTCATGTACGGAATGTACAAGAAGCTTGCAAGAGAGTACAATACAGGCGTTTTGACAGGCAAAGGCCAGCTATGGGGCGGTTCACTT
The window above is part of the Bacteroidales bacterium genome. Proteins encoded here:
- a CDS encoding 2-oxoacid:ferredoxin oxidoreductase subunit beta, which codes for MKYTQQDFKSDQIVKWCPGCGDHAVLASVLRAMPEVCEARGYSKEQFVFVSGIGCSSRFPYYMNTYGFHGIHGRASALATGIKVANPHLSVWQMTGDGDALAIGGNHFIHAIRRNIDTNIILFNNRIYGLTKGQYSPTSKYGMVTKTSPYGTIEYPFTPGELVLGARGTFFARSLDSELALNQEIMVRAALHDGTSVIEMLVNCMIYNNGTHAEISDRSVRADRTIVLKDGEPMIFGTNRDKGIILDGLKLKVVKIGENGITEKDLLVHNSKEDNFGIHSMLVDMKYPDYPVALGVIRDVADKTYDDSIYAQIDQVKSKAKVKCMDDLLHSGATWEVK
- a CDS encoding 2-oxoacid:acceptor oxidoreductase subunit alpha, whose translation is MEHKVIDAQDVVIRFTGDSGDGMQLTGTLFADASALYGNEISTFPDYPAEIRAPQGTVSGVSGFQVHIGQANVKTPGDLADVLVSMNPAALMANAKFAKPGGSIILDQDSFDEQGLEKAGFKTLDPIKELKLEDYNVIWAPITSLTKESLKDSGLDPKSIVRCKNIFTLGMCYFMFSRPLNFTEDYLKKKFAKKPALVAPNIKVLNDGYNYAHNTHAIGNTYTIEPAKLEPGVYRSISGNQATAWGLIAASEKSGRPLFAGSYPITPATAILEELAIHKELGVVTMQCEDEIAGICTSIGAAYAGSMAVTTTSGPGLSLKSEAMGLACMTELPIVIVDVQRSGPSTGIPTKTEQTDLDQALYGRNGECPIMVMCARTPSDCFRAAFYAGKFAMEHMMPVIFLSEGYLGNGNEPWKIPSMKDFPSITPPIVTKCEGKFKPYERDPKTFVRKWALPGTPGLEHRVGGLEKAPAGPLSSDPENHARMVAARAAKVAAMADFIPAQEVIGNQEGDILLVGFGGTYGHLYTATTQLLNEGVKVGFAGFDYINPLPKNTADVFKKFKKILVCELNSGQFADYLRAKLPQFKYEQFNKVQGQPFMVHEIVDAVKNLK